CCCGCCGTGCCGGGTTCCTGACCGTGCAGGCGGAGAAGATGGGGCGCACTCCTCCGAGTCGATCTACAGTGCCCCCCACGACATGGCACAGATCAAGCTCGGTGAACTGCTGATCAAAGCGAACGTGCTGCAGGAGAGCCAGCTCAAGGCCGCGCTCGCCGAACAGGCGAAGTGGGGCGGAAAGCTGGGGGAGATCCTGGTCAGGATGAGCCTCGTGTCCGAGGACATCCTGGTGCGCGCATTGTCCAAGCAGCTCGGCATGCCGGCGGTGAACCTGGACGCGGTGCAGATGGTGCCGCCGCACGTCAAGGCGAAGATCTCCTCGCAGACGGCGCGGGACTTCTCCGTGCTGCCGCTCCAGCTGAGGGACGAGGGCAAGACGCTGGTGGTGGCGATGTCCGACCCGCTCAACGTGCGGATGCTGGACGAGCTGCGCGCGCTCACCAAGTGCCGCATCGTCCCCAACGTGGCGGGCCGCACGTCCATCGCCCGGGCCTTCTCGCGCATCTACGAGGAGAACGCGGAGCTGGAGGACGCGGACACCAACTTCAAGGTGGTGGACGCCCAGGGCCGCACGGTGGTGAAGAACCTGAAGGACATGGACCCGGCCGCGGCCGCCGTGGCCGCCTCGCCCGCGTCCAGGCCCACGCCGCCGCCCGCCGCGCGCCCGCCGACGAGCCAGGAGGTGCCGGCCGTGCGCCCCGCCAACACCGGCAGCCCGGCGGACCTGCTGCGCAGCGTGGAGGAGGTGCAGCGCAAGGAGGTCGCCGCCCTCAAGGCGATGGTGGAGCTGCTCATCGAGAAGGGTGTGTTCTCCCGCGAGGAATACCTCGCGAAGGTCAAGCGGTAGCCCACGACCATGCGCAAGAAGATTGGCGAGCTGCTCATCGAAGCGGGCGTGGTCACGGAGGAGCAGGTGCGCTCGGCGCTCGGTCGTCGCGGCGCGCCGGGGGGCCAGCGGCTGGGAGAGGTGCTGATCTCCCAGGGGCTGTGCACGCACGCGGACATCGCCCGCGCGCTGGCGGGCCAGCACGGCCTGCCCTTCGTGGAGCTTCCCGAGGACATCCCCCCCGCCGTCACGGCGCTGGTGTCCGTGGACTTCCAGTCCGAGCACCGCATCATGCCCTTCCGGGTGGAGAGCGACGGCCGGGCCGAGCGCATCCACGTCGCGGTGGAGGACCCGGGGAACCTGACGCTGGTGGACGAGCTGCGCTTCCAGCTGCGCAAGCAGATGCGCGTCTTCGTCGTCGCCACGGACGACATGGACACCGCCCTGGCGCGGGCCCGCGGCGAGCCGCTGGACATCGTGGAGGCCGAGCCGCTGGACGAGGAGGACACGCCTCCGCCCGTCACCGCTGGCGCGTCGCTGGAGTGGGACTTCCCCGAGCCGCCCCCGCCGGCCCCGCGCGCCGCACCGAAGCCCGCCGCCGCTGCCGCGCCCGCCGCGAGGCCCGCGGCCCGCGGCCCGGCCACGCCGCCGCCTCCGCCCAGGGAGTCTCCTCCGCCGCC
The sequence above is a segment of the Pyxidicoccus xibeiensis genome. Coding sequences within it:
- a CDS encoding GspE/PulE/PilB domain-containing protein, which encodes MRKKIGELLIEAGVVTEEQVRSALGRRGAPGGQRLGEVLISQGLCTHADIARALAGQHGLPFVELPEDIPPAVTALVSVDFQSEHRIMPFRVESDGRAERIHVAVEDPGNLTLVDELRFQLRKQMRVFVVATDDMDTALARARGEPLDIVEAEPLDEEDTPPPVTAGASLEWDFPEPPPPAPRAAPKPAAAAAPAARPAARGPATPPPPPRESPPPP
- a CDS encoding GspE/PulE/PilB domain-containing protein, which translates into the protein MAQIKLGELLIKANVLQESQLKAALAEQAKWGGKLGEILVRMSLVSEDILVRALSKQLGMPAVNLDAVQMVPPHVKAKISSQTARDFSVLPLQLRDEGKTLVVAMSDPLNVRMLDELRALTKCRIVPNVAGRTSIARAFSRIYEENAELEDADTNFKVVDAQGRTVVKNLKDMDPAAAAVAASPASRPTPPPAARPPTSQEVPAVRPANTGSPADLLRSVEEVQRKEVAALKAMVELLIEKGVFSREEYLAKVKR